One genomic region from Oceaniferula flava encodes:
- a CDS encoding alpha/beta hydrolase family protein, with amino-acid sequence MKIPLRTLLAASLLTLALHAELHAQAAVIDLPTNQDVNRQRNVPLTFHLPKQTSARPLVLISHGGAGSRHGMYAIAAELAKQGYVALCLEHVTSNTDNIRQRMRNKGLGFKAALLDSGKDMIPRKNRPLDVKFAIDLATQLNTSDPRFKGRMDLTQIAIIGHSYGAYTAMVSCGVKPVGLVENLAEPRIVLGIGLSPQSANGEFFNQDSFKKVTRPFVGISGTRDIAGQGHRDFFQLMPKGDKHLIWFYDANHFSFSDPTGGPRRLPRVDADVTRALKVLLPGILDHYLLEQSSLDQKTRQQLIGKSIGGTVRRIDWQAN; translated from the coding sequence ATGAAGATACCCCTCAGAACCCTACTCGCCGCATCGCTTTTGACACTCGCCCTGCACGCCGAGCTTCATGCCCAGGCGGCGGTGATCGATTTACCGACCAACCAGGATGTGAACCGACAGAGAAATGTGCCGCTGACCTTTCATTTGCCGAAACAAACCAGCGCCCGTCCGCTGGTGCTGATCTCGCACGGCGGAGCGGGCAGTCGGCACGGCATGTATGCCATTGCCGCGGAGCTGGCGAAGCAGGGCTATGTCGCACTCTGCCTGGAACATGTCACCAGCAACACGGATAACATTCGCCAGCGCATGCGCAACAAGGGGCTGGGTTTCAAGGCGGCATTGTTGGATTCCGGCAAGGACATGATCCCGCGCAAAAACCGACCGCTCGACGTCAAGTTTGCCATCGATCTGGCGACGCAGCTGAACACGTCTGACCCTCGATTCAAAGGGCGCATGGATCTCACCCAGATTGCCATCATCGGGCATTCCTACGGTGCCTACACCGCCATGGTCAGCTGCGGAGTGAAGCCGGTGGGGCTCGTGGAAAATCTGGCCGAGCCGAGGATTGTGTTAGGCATTGGGCTGAGTCCGCAGAGTGCCAACGGAGAGTTTTTCAACCAGGATAGTTTTAAAAAAGTCACCCGTCCCTTTGTCGGTATCTCAGGCACGCGCGATATTGCCGGGCAGGGCCACCGCGACTTTTTCCAACTGATGCCGAAGGGGGATAAGCACCTGATCTGGTTCTATGACGCGAACCATTTCAGCTTCTCAGATCCCACCGGCGGCCCACGGCGCTTGCCTCGGGTCGATGCCGATGTCACCCGGGCACTCAAGGTGCTCCTTCCGGGTATTCTCGATCACTACCTGCTCGAGCAGTCGTCGCTGGACCAGAAAACCCGGCAGCAGTTGATCGGAAAAAGCATCGGCGGCACGGTGCGCCGGATCGATTGGCAGGCGAACTAA
- a CDS encoding DUF58 domain-containing protein, with protein sequence MTKKRIPLSTRGAALAGGSVALLAGGMVMVDGFLMVLGFCGIVFLIVAWGLGKLSLRGLEVQLQMPVRVSAGIPCELELTLLNHRNLLDAFQTELMLFLPGSGGGKNRGSRVEAVAPWTASGSASRVSQQVTLRGRGFAELHPVIITCSFPLGLFRMSKRMEIRRELTITPRPIVPLELNSDGSMHDAVPRSGSSAGHAFGEPRGIRPWQAGDSARHIHWAASARALARGHSLRVREYDPPGFHPDHCHVVFHSFATGGEMLREDRFERALSLLAGTLTELQGNGIPCMLTADFNDWQPALCTTRAQLVECLCRLARIRRARGTEAHDLEQALRAVSPEHTLMIISDMSPESWQHLLSKHPHTLIVDIRQVKYRNRSLHALVG encoded by the coding sequence GTGACGAAGAAACGCATCCCCCTCAGCACCCGTGGCGCCGCGCTTGCGGGTGGCTCGGTGGCCTTGCTGGCTGGCGGTATGGTGATGGTGGACGGCTTTCTCATGGTGCTCGGCTTCTGCGGCATCGTTTTTCTCATCGTCGCTTGGGGGCTGGGAAAACTCAGCCTGAGAGGGCTCGAGGTGCAGCTGCAAATGCCCGTGAGGGTCAGCGCCGGCATCCCCTGCGAGCTGGAGCTCACCCTGCTGAACCACCGCAACCTGCTCGATGCCTTTCAGACCGAGCTGATGTTATTCCTCCCCGGATCAGGTGGCGGCAAGAACCGGGGCTCACGAGTGGAAGCGGTCGCACCGTGGACCGCCAGCGGCTCGGCCTCGAGGGTCAGCCAGCAGGTGACGCTGCGCGGAAGAGGCTTTGCCGAGCTGCATCCGGTGATCATCACCTGCAGCTTCCCGCTCGGCCTGTTCCGCATGTCTAAGCGGATGGAAATCCGGCGCGAGCTGACCATCACCCCTCGTCCCATCGTCCCGCTGGAACTCAATAGCGACGGATCGATGCACGATGCGGTGCCGCGCAGTGGCAGCTCGGCCGGCCATGCCTTTGGCGAGCCACGTGGGATTCGTCCGTGGCAGGCGGGTGACTCCGCCAGACACATCCACTGGGCCGCATCGGCCCGCGCGCTGGCCCGTGGTCACAGCCTGAGGGTGCGCGAGTATGATCCACCCGGCTTCCACCCCGACCACTGCCATGTGGTCTTCCATTCCTTTGCCACCGGCGGTGAAATGCTGCGGGAAGATCGCTTCGAACGTGCCTTGTCCTTGCTCGCCGGCACCCTCACCGAGTTGCAGGGAAATGGGATACCGTGTATGCTGACGGCAGACTTTAACGATTGGCAACCGGCGCTCTGCACCACGCGGGCGCAGCTGGTAGAGTGCCTCTGCCGGCTCGCCAGAATCCGCCGTGCCCGCGGGACCGAGGCCCACGATCTCGAGCAGGCCCTGCGCGCCGTCTCCCCGGAGCATACCTTGATGATCATCTCGGACATGTCACCGGAGTCGTGGCAGCACCTCCTTTCCAAACATCCCCACACCCTGATCGTCGACATCCGCCAGGTGAAATACCGCAATCGGAGTTTACACGCACTGGTTGGTTAA
- a CDS encoding peptidylprolyl isomerase — MLKMSQSFVIRMTLWSVLVLYMVCDFFVFKGPLQQELQAMFRSPADRAQRAMSQGVCAKVWNGPIYRSQVDYRVQEKLWRTGRDPEKVSEQELKLLRWAALDDLIDEAILRIKARVNREEAPVSEAEIDAELAQFEKRFATADELDQALGAQGIESREELRFRIAARIQQDHYVQLKIKDAITVSEQDARSWYDDHKKQLTMPERREVRHVFLPTLDHPSDEAKATLQEHLIKLQKEEIKFAELAASLSEDASSKDRGGNLGWLRKKRLPGDFATAVFSMTPKQPTLLRTKLGWHLVEVTGVKAAELLPFESVKEEIITDLMNSRREAAVKQYRHQLRLLNQDQIEIYRSMLD, encoded by the coding sequence ATGCTGAAAATGAGCCAATCCTTTGTCATCCGCATGACCCTGTGGTCGGTGCTGGTGCTCTATATGGTCTGCGATTTTTTTGTCTTCAAGGGGCCTCTTCAGCAGGAGTTGCAAGCGATGTTCCGCTCGCCGGCCGACCGCGCCCAGCGTGCGATGTCTCAGGGCGTCTGTGCCAAGGTCTGGAATGGTCCGATCTACCGCAGCCAGGTCGATTACCGGGTGCAGGAAAAGCTGTGGCGCACTGGGCGCGATCCGGAAAAGGTCAGCGAGCAGGAATTGAAACTGCTGCGTTGGGCGGCATTGGACGACTTGATTGACGAAGCGATCCTGCGTATCAAGGCGCGGGTCAACCGAGAGGAGGCCCCGGTGAGCGAGGCTGAGATTGATGCCGAGCTGGCGCAGTTTGAGAAACGCTTCGCCACCGCCGACGAGCTCGATCAGGCGCTGGGCGCACAGGGGATTGAGAGTCGTGAAGAGTTACGGTTTCGCATCGCTGCCCGCATTCAGCAGGACCATTATGTGCAGCTGAAAATCAAAGATGCCATCACAGTGAGCGAGCAGGATGCCCGCAGCTGGTATGACGATCACAAGAAGCAGCTTACCATGCCGGAGCGGCGTGAAGTGCGCCATGTGTTCCTGCCCACTCTGGACCATCCCTCCGACGAAGCGAAAGCGACGCTGCAGGAGCACCTGATCAAGCTGCAAAAGGAAGAAATCAAGTTCGCCGAACTCGCTGCCAGCCTGAGTGAAGATGCCTCGAGCAAAGACCGCGGCGGAAATCTCGGCTGGCTGCGCAAGAAACGTTTACCCGGCGATTTTGCCACGGCGGTATTTTCCATGACACCGAAGCAACCGACGCTGCTGCGTACCAAGCTCGGCTGGCATCTCGTCGAGGTGACCGGGGTGAAAGCTGCTGAGTTACTTCCCTTTGAGAGTGTCAAAGAGGAAATCATCACCGATCTGATGAACAGCCGGCGTGAGGCAGCGGTGAAACAATATCGCCACCAGCTGCGTTTGCTGAACCAGGACCAGATCGAGATTTACCGGTCGATGCTCGACTAA
- a CDS encoding S1C family serine protease: protein MKHPSRIIATGLLALTLHASAQSGLRMPNPLDTLNPAERRLLSTQADQFFNAVKPAVNTAAQSTVNVTFRGKRIALGTAISEDGEILSKWSEVAAASQHLVIITADGSQHAAIVTGVYPEHDLAIIKTDAKLTPVQWAKQAAPELGDFIALANPAGEAEGLGVVSVKPRSLRERDKAYLGVMMDFTVAGEGGIPLTRVMPDSGAFKAGLKDGDVVVAIDDRKINGAMEMRNLLQRLVPGSEIKVRYRRGDAEHNAMVHLGSRADNDSIRRVPQARMSKMQRMGAIPSKVRENFPSVIQSDMAIEPNDAGGPVVDLEGRVIGVSIARGSRIKTFIIPTTTVLDVLATKPEPYRPGMVTELNQQLAGNNQVTRRSTPNARNRRVLPESDDDPMGRVRKHLREIERNHDSTEESLRAIEDALRRMGELEQRSQR, encoded by the coding sequence ATGAAACATCCATCACGCATCATTGCCACCGGATTACTCGCCCTCACCCTGCATGCCTCCGCCCAGAGCGGACTGCGCATGCCGAATCCACTGGACACCCTGAACCCCGCCGAACGCAGGTTGCTGAGCACTCAGGCCGACCAGTTTTTCAACGCCGTCAAGCCGGCCGTGAACACCGCCGCGCAGAGCACCGTGAACGTCACCTTCCGCGGTAAACGCATCGCATTGGGCACCGCCATTTCTGAAGACGGCGAGATTCTCAGCAAGTGGAGCGAGGTCGCCGCTGCCAGCCAACACCTCGTCATCATCACCGCCGATGGCTCCCAGCACGCCGCCATCGTCACCGGTGTTTATCCGGAGCACGATCTCGCGATCATTAAAACCGACGCCAAACTGACTCCGGTCCAGTGGGCCAAGCAGGCGGCACCGGAACTCGGCGACTTCATCGCCTTGGCAAACCCCGCCGGTGAAGCCGAGGGGCTCGGCGTGGTCAGTGTGAAACCACGCAGCCTGCGCGAGCGCGACAAGGCCTACCTTGGCGTCATGATGGACTTCACCGTAGCCGGCGAAGGTGGCATCCCACTGACCCGCGTGATGCCCGATTCCGGAGCGTTCAAAGCCGGCTTGAAGGACGGTGATGTTGTCGTGGCCATCGACGATCGGAAAATCAACGGTGCCATGGAAATGCGCAACCTGCTCCAGCGTCTGGTGCCGGGCTCTGAAATCAAAGTCCGCTACCGCCGCGGCGACGCGGAACACAATGCCATGGTCCACCTTGGCTCGCGTGCCGATAACGATTCCATCCGCCGCGTGCCTCAGGCACGAATGTCGAAAATGCAGCGCATGGGCGCCATCCCCAGTAAAGTGCGCGAGAATTTCCCCAGCGTGATTCAATCGGATATGGCCATCGAGCCCAACGATGCCGGAGGCCCGGTCGTCGATCTCGAGGGCAGAGTCATCGGCGTTTCCATCGCCCGTGGCAGCCGGATCAAGACCTTCATCATCCCGACCACTACCGTGCTCGATGTGCTCGCCACCAAGCCGGAGCCTTACCGCCCCGGCATGGTGACAGAACTGAACCAGCAACTCGCTGGCAACAATCAAGTCACCCGCCGCAGCACCCCCAACGCACGCAACCGAAGGGTGCTGCCGGAGAGTGATGACGATCCAATGGGCCGCGTGCGCAAGCACCTGCGCGAGATCGAGCGTAACCACGACTCCACCGAAGAAAGCTTGCGCGCGATCGAAGACGCTCTCCGCCGCATGGGAGAGCTCGAGCAACGTAGTCAGCGCTAG
- a CDS encoding bactofilin family protein: MANPTNVLASGIEITGSIKFVNDMVIDGNVEGEITSEKGKVTIGENAMVQGDVKAGEVKLFGKVKGTITSERCELKTKSKLDGDIKTKMLSMEEGAVLSGRTDIGG; the protein is encoded by the coding sequence ATGGCGAACCCAACTAACGTTCTCGCGAGTGGAATCGAAATTACCGGCTCCATCAAGTTTGTTAATGACATGGTCATTGACGGTAATGTCGAAGGTGAGATCACCTCAGAAAAAGGCAAGGTCACCATCGGTGAAAATGCCATGGTCCAAGGTGATGTCAAAGCCGGTGAAGTGAAGCTCTTTGGCAAGGTCAAAGGCACCATCACTTCCGAGCGCTGCGAGCTGAAAACCAAGTCCAAGCTCGATGGTGACATCAAAACCAAGATGCTCAGCATGGAGGAAGGCGCTGTCCTATCCGGTCGCACCGACATCGGCGGATAG
- a CDS encoding transglutaminase-like domain-containing protein, protein MRTIVLILAVAGAYALLRGWSGGPGLLLRCCLAVAALVAGLAIWGARPERSHTRPRMKNMRRAGLLDYLSLGAALVFTEACFVALTSSLAGPAQELAMFTREGMAELRDGGGAGPGEDLGNDIRFDGERSGTWIFKKNLERDLPKQSNHKPTNKPEVFVELENAEDAAKLLHSRIHLRAFAFSKFNGLSWSAVPSTRIQLQSPIEFNQTNAATAEIEPIPHRIFHAVNPNGQNVFTALHGAVSTDLPVLDRLAEDIFMLPDSATPITGYNYTASSKSVHLTDLLDEDLFPALATKDELELPAAMEQQLRQTATLFQEEPDLSSRLLALRHHLQDRYTYSLETTNASGANPLENFLYQEKRGYCEHFATAAAMLCRAMGVPSRIAYGWSGGRLYRSQNMFLFRAKDAHAWTEIKLHGYGWVVFDTTPPDNDATPDSHTAPDNEPAPIPEEALAADVESTDDDDPGLATGVNYTTLLTALGVITACAIGFLVIRRWKRPQTTADGQPLRHPEPAYLLHFKQACQSLGCPMPLGRTLRQHMQSLQKLDHAPEFGDQLLAYHYGVLYGDTPKDSSEEKQLNQHIRAWKTQVTETQNSQTA, encoded by the coding sequence ATGCGCACCATCGTTCTCATCCTCGCCGTCGCTGGCGCCTACGCTCTGCTGCGTGGTTGGTCCGGCGGGCCGGGGCTGCTACTGCGCTGCTGTCTGGCAGTCGCGGCGCTGGTCGCAGGACTGGCCATCTGGGGGGCTCGACCCGAGCGATCCCACACCCGACCGAGGATGAAAAACATGCGGCGGGCCGGACTGCTCGATTACCTCAGCCTCGGTGCCGCCCTGGTGTTCACCGAGGCCTGCTTTGTGGCCCTCACCAGCAGCCTGGCTGGGCCAGCGCAGGAGCTCGCCATGTTCACCCGCGAAGGCATGGCCGAGCTGCGCGATGGCGGCGGCGCTGGACCCGGCGAGGACCTGGGCAACGACATCCGTTTCGATGGCGAACGGTCAGGCACCTGGATTTTCAAGAAGAACCTCGAGCGCGATCTCCCCAAACAAAGTAACCACAAACCCACCAACAAACCGGAGGTCTTTGTGGAGCTGGAAAATGCCGAGGACGCGGCGAAGCTGCTGCACTCCCGCATCCACCTGAGAGCCTTCGCATTCTCCAAGTTCAACGGACTCTCTTGGTCGGCAGTACCCAGCACCCGCATCCAGCTGCAATCCCCGATTGAGTTTAACCAGACAAATGCTGCCACTGCCGAGATCGAGCCGATCCCTCACCGGATCTTCCACGCGGTCAATCCGAACGGGCAAAATGTCTTCACCGCGCTCCACGGTGCGGTGTCGACGGATCTGCCGGTGCTCGATCGACTGGCGGAGGACATTTTCATGCTCCCGGATTCCGCGACTCCCATCACCGGCTACAACTACACCGCCAGCTCGAAGTCGGTGCACCTCACCGACCTGCTCGACGAAGATCTCTTCCCCGCGCTGGCGACCAAGGATGAGCTGGAGCTGCCCGCCGCGATGGAGCAGCAGCTGCGCCAAACTGCCACCCTTTTCCAAGAGGAACCCGACCTCAGCAGCCGACTGCTCGCGCTGCGCCACCACCTGCAAGATCGCTACACCTACTCGCTGGAAACCACCAATGCCAGTGGAGCAAATCCCTTGGAGAACTTTCTCTATCAGGAAAAAAGAGGCTACTGCGAGCACTTTGCCACCGCCGCAGCGATGCTCTGCCGAGCCATGGGCGTGCCTAGTAGAATTGCCTACGGTTGGTCCGGCGGTAGACTCTACAGGTCGCAAAATATGTTTCTCTTCCGTGCCAAGGATGCGCACGCCTGGACGGAGATCAAGCTGCACGGTTACGGCTGGGTGGTGTTCGATACCACGCCTCCCGATAACGATGCCACACCGGACTCGCACACGGCGCCCGATAACGAACCTGCCCCCATCCCAGAGGAAGCACTCGCCGCCGATGTGGAGTCGACCGATGATGACGACCCCGGCCTGGCCACCGGCGTGAACTACACCACCCTGCTGACTGCCCTCGGAGTGATCACCGCCTGCGCCATCGGGTTCCTCGTTATTCGCCGGTGGAAGCGCCCGCAAACCACAGCGGACGGCCAGCCCCTGCGTCATCCGGAGCCAGCTTACCTGCTGCATTTCAAACAAGCCTGCCAAAGCCTCGGCTGCCCAATGCCGCTGGGTCGCACCCTCCGGCAACACATGCAGTCCCTGCAAAAACTCGACCACGCACCGGAGTTTGGCGACCAATTGTTAGCCTACCATTACGGAGTGCTCTATGGAGATACCCCCAAGGATAGCAGCGAGGAAAAGCAGCTGAACCAGCACATCCGCGCATGGAAAACCCAAGTCACGGAGACGCAAAACAGCCAGACCGCCTAG
- a CDS encoding S1C family serine protease: MFPRIKLPNLAAIVGLTSLIAVNGLQAQSSIDDLSDLKKLQSKVQRVAKKVMPATVSLFSTKNGASGSGVIVNREGLILTAGHVIRGAEEMTVILPDGTQTQGKVLGANYTRDAAMVQITDTNKVWPYAKIGSAKKLEIGDLVVALGHAGGFDAVRTPPVRFGRMIARGDNQFITTDCTLIGGDSGGPLFDLDGRVIGIHSSIGMSLSSNNHASIDGFLQDWKKLEAGKTWGRLGGSSMDDPDSPVIGVLTGDSERGGIVIRAAFEGGPAFDAGIRAGDILLSINGRRVTNLRALHAEIVRHAPGDVILVRLARGQQNITRKVKLGRRGDFQE, translated from the coding sequence ATGTTTCCAAGAATCAAATTACCCAACCTAGCCGCCATCGTCGGCCTGACCTCTCTCATCGCGGTCAATGGGCTGCAGGCGCAATCGTCGATCGATGATCTCTCCGACCTGAAAAAGCTGCAGAGCAAGGTCCAGCGGGTTGCCAAAAAGGTGATGCCCGCAACCGTCTCGCTGTTCTCCACCAAAAATGGAGCCTCCGGCAGTGGAGTCATCGTCAACCGCGAAGGCCTTATCCTCACCGCCGGTCACGTCATCCGGGGAGCTGAGGAAATGACCGTCATCCTCCCCGACGGCACCCAAACGCAAGGGAAAGTGCTCGGAGCAAACTACACCCGCGATGCCGCCATGGTGCAAATCACCGATACCAACAAAGTCTGGCCGTATGCGAAAATTGGCAGCGCCAAGAAACTGGAAATTGGCGATCTGGTGGTGGCCCTGGGCCACGCCGGCGGCTTCGATGCGGTGCGCACCCCACCAGTGCGCTTTGGCCGCATGATTGCCCGTGGCGACAACCAGTTCATCACCACCGACTGCACCCTGATCGGAGGCGACAGTGGTGGCCCCTTGTTCGATCTGGATGGCCGCGTGATCGGCATCCACTCATCCATCGGCATGTCGCTGTCCTCCAACAACCACGCCAGCATCGATGGCTTTCTCCAAGACTGGAAAAAACTCGAAGCCGGAAAAACATGGGGCCGTCTCGGCGGCAGCAGCATGGACGATCCCGACTCCCCGGTGATCGGCGTCCTTACGGGCGACAGTGAACGGGGCGGCATCGTCATCCGTGCCGCCTTTGAAGGTGGCCCAGCCTTTGACGCCGGCATCCGTGCGGGTGATATTTTACTCAGCATCAATGGCCGCCGCGTCACTAACCTGCGGGCTCTCCACGCAGAGATCGTGCGCCACGCACCCGGCGATGTCATCCTCGTGCGGCTTGCTCGTGGTCAGCAAAACATCACCCGCAAGGTCAAGCTCGGCCGTCGCGGTGACTTCCAAGAATAA
- the glmM gene encoding phosphoglucosamine mutase, producing the protein MSAQLFGTDGIRGVANQFPITPEVALRIGRAVARVLQADGHKRHKVVIGKDTRLSGYMLETAITSGLVSEGSRVLLTGPAPTPAIAHLTSSMGCDAGIMLTASHNPYQDNGIKIFGRDGYKLNDELELEIEKLILADELEQPERDLGKAIRIDDALGRYIEFTKNAAGAGSLHGLKVVVDCANGAGYYVGPLIFEELGAEVIELSTQPDGRNINEGCGALHPERAARAVIDHGADVGICLDGDADRVIFCDETGQVVDGDRLLCLCAKALKAKGKLKGNTLVATVMSNLGLRDALEKDGIALETTGVGDRLVIERMREKGYNLGGENSGHIIYSDHATTGDGIMSALMVLSMMREQEVKLSELADCMDIYPQVLLGLDVTEKPPIEEVPEIHKAIQHAEETFAEKGRVLVRYSGTERKIRVLTECSDSEMAQTQADLIAAAIQNTIGA; encoded by the coding sequence ATGAGCGCTCAATTATTTGGCACCGACGGCATCCGCGGTGTCGCCAACCAGTTTCCCATCACCCCCGAAGTTGCTCTCAGAATCGGCCGGGCGGTCGCCCGTGTGCTGCAGGCAGACGGTCACAAACGACACAAAGTGGTCATCGGAAAAGACACCCGACTTTCCGGATACATGCTGGAAACAGCGATCACCAGTGGACTTGTTTCCGAAGGCTCCCGCGTGCTGCTCACCGGTCCAGCCCCCACACCGGCCATTGCCCACCTCACCAGCTCGATGGGCTGTGACGCCGGCATCATGCTGACCGCCTCGCACAACCCCTACCAAGACAACGGGATCAAGATTTTCGGTCGCGATGGATACAAGCTCAACGATGAACTCGAGCTGGAAATCGAAAAGCTCATCCTCGCCGACGAGCTCGAGCAGCCTGAGCGAGATTTGGGAAAAGCGATCCGCATCGACGACGCCCTAGGCCGCTACATCGAGTTCACCAAGAATGCCGCCGGTGCAGGATCGTTGCACGGATTGAAGGTGGTGGTCGATTGCGCCAACGGTGCCGGCTACTACGTCGGCCCGTTGATCTTCGAAGAGCTCGGAGCCGAGGTGATCGAACTTTCCACTCAGCCGGACGGACGCAACATCAACGAAGGCTGCGGCGCGCTTCACCCTGAACGCGCTGCCCGGGCAGTGATCGATCACGGTGCCGACGTCGGAATCTGCCTCGATGGCGATGCCGACCGCGTTATCTTCTGCGATGAAACCGGCCAGGTGGTCGATGGCGACCGGCTCCTCTGCCTCTGCGCCAAAGCACTGAAAGCCAAAGGCAAACTCAAGGGCAACACCCTGGTCGCCACTGTCATGAGCAACCTCGGCCTGCGTGATGCCTTGGAAAAAGATGGCATCGCACTGGAAACCACCGGCGTGGGCGATCGCCTGGTGATCGAGCGCATGCGCGAAAAAGGCTACAACCTCGGCGGCGAAAACTCCGGCCACATCATCTACTCAGACCACGCCACCACCGGTGATGGCATCATGAGCGCGCTGATGGTGCTCTCGATGATGCGCGAGCAAGAGGTCAAACTTTCCGAACTCGCCGACTGCATGGACATCTACCCGCAGGTTTTGTTAGGGCTCGACGTGACCGAAAAACCACCGATCGAAGAAGTGCCGGAAATCCACAAAGCCATCCAACATGCCGAGGAAACCTTTGCAGAAAAAGGTCGGGTGTTAGTTCGCTACTCCGGCACCGAGCGTAAAATCCGCGTGCTCACCGAGTGCTCGGATTCTGAAATGGCGCAGACCCAGGCAGACCTCATCGCCGCCGCAATCCAGAACACCATCGGAGCTTAA
- a CDS encoding AAA family ATPase, whose translation MMPVRKLHELQSRLTAAVLGAEEASNLLLTALLARGHALIEGAPGVGKTSLAQTLANGIGGSFKRIQFTPDLLPSDILGYHLYKQHNGEFEFVPGPVFSNLLLADEINRTSPRVQSALLEAMNEGQVSIDGSTRDLEDPFLVVATQNITSSTGTFPLPEPQLDRFLLSIPMSLPDAEVQKSILNAHAAGAINGSSRDPLLEPSEILTLQDQAAKMPVSEALNDYIINLCETVRRVAGGGHTISVRASLALMRAAQASAFLEGQSAVHPDHVQTIFPHVMRHRLLPDDGSSPEPILAGAIKETPVP comes from the coding sequence ATGATGCCTGTCAGAAAACTGCATGAACTACAAAGCCGGCTCACCGCCGCGGTGTTGGGCGCTGAGGAGGCGAGCAATCTGCTGCTGACGGCATTGCTGGCCAGAGGGCATGCACTGATCGAAGGGGCTCCCGGCGTTGGCAAGACTTCGCTGGCGCAGACCCTGGCCAATGGCATCGGTGGCAGCTTCAAGCGGATCCAATTTACCCCGGACCTGCTGCCCTCCGACATCCTCGGCTATCACCTCTACAAGCAGCACAACGGTGAGTTCGAATTCGTCCCCGGCCCGGTATTTTCCAACCTCCTGCTCGCCGATGAAATCAACCGGACATCGCCGCGGGTGCAGTCGGCATTGTTAGAAGCGATGAATGAAGGTCAGGTCAGTATCGATGGCTCAACGCGCGACCTCGAAGACCCGTTTCTGGTGGTCGCAACGCAGAACATCACCTCCTCGACCGGCACCTTTCCGCTGCCCGAGCCGCAGTTGGATCGCTTTTTACTATCGATCCCGATGTCGCTGCCGGATGCCGAAGTGCAAAAAAGCATTCTCAATGCGCATGCCGCCGGTGCGATCAATGGCAGCTCCCGCGACCCGTTGTTAGAACCCTCGGAAATTCTCACCCTGCAGGATCAGGCGGCCAAGATGCCGGTTAGCGAGGCTTTAAACGACTACATCATCAACCTCTGCGAAACGGTGCGTCGGGTGGCAGGTGGCGGGCACACGATCTCGGTGCGTGCGTCACTGGCGCTGATGCGGGCGGCCCAGGCGAGTGCCTTCCTGGAAGGTCAATCGGCAGTGCACCCCGATCATGTGCAAACAATTTTCCCTCACGTCATGCGGCATCGGTTGCTGCCTGATGACGGTTCGTCCCCTGAGCCCATCCTCGCCGGGGCGATCAAGGAAACGCCGGTGCCATAG